In Crinalium epipsammum PCC 9333, the following are encoded in one genomic region:
- a CDS encoding PqqD family protein has protein sequence MISDNSLIVAKKEQVSSALAGEAVILNLESGVYYGLNPVGASIWNLIQKSTSVREIRDAILEEYNVDFDQCDRDVKALLEQLQDQGMIEVQHETAA, from the coding sequence ATGATTTCAGATAATTCTCTTATAGTAGCAAAAAAAGAGCAGGTTTCGTCAGCTTTGGCAGGAGAAGCAGTAATCCTCAACCTCGAATCTGGGGTTTATTACGGATTGAATCCTGTCGGTGCTAGTATTTGGAATTTAATTCAGAAATCTACCTCTGTCAGGGAAATTAGGGACGCAATTCTAGAGGAGTACAACGTCGATTTCGATCAATGCGATCGCGACGTTAAAGCCTTGCTCGAACAACTACAGGATCAAGGAATGATTGAGGTGCAACATGAAACGGCTGCGTAA
- a CDS encoding lasso peptide isopeptide bond-forming cyclase — MSAIAGIYYLDNRQVDRADLVKMTDILAHRGPDGSNVWTKGAIGIGHRMLWTTPESLLETLPLVNETGELVITADARIDNRDELIEALELTQRPAEKITDTELILAAYERWGEECPKHLLGDFAFAIWDGRKQELFCARDHFGVKPFYYYCSDKTFIFATEIKAIFCLSEVPNQINEIRIADYLVSNFDDKTITSYQDILRLPPAHRMIVSHIGKQLEPYWCLDPTREIRLTSNEEYAEKFLELLTEAVRCRLRSAFPIGSALSGGLDSSFISCIARDILNEDGTKKLHTFSAIFDKLPQCDERPYINAVLNQGGFEPHYIYGDESSPLENIKDIFWHQDEAFFAPNLSMTWSIQETIQKQGVRIQLEGFDGDSTVSYGFGYLHELAQERRWLALAIQIRGLARSYNESAGKLLWPYLWAYGLKPKISNSPVFNLGQRLWRVLLRGLFKGSSQSTEQPTWSKIFNPEFIERIGFSERYRTLQLAQRDARTARKEHYHTLNNGLLPFALEVLDKVSGAYGIETRYPFWDKRLVEFCLALPAEQKLDQGWSRIVMRRAMTAILPAKVQWRRDKSNFLPNLCHGLLNRDRECLNDLILGDPNSLEKYVNITALHEIYHQFISQKSLAAPQDIYTIWKVTSLTLWLQYKESKQLNKKEVKGVITM, encoded by the coding sequence ATGAGTGCGATCGCGGGAATCTACTACCTTGATAATAGACAAGTAGACCGCGCCGATCTGGTCAAGATGACCGATATTCTCGCTCATCGAGGACCTGATGGCTCAAATGTGTGGACTAAGGGAGCGATCGGTATAGGGCATCGAATGCTTTGGACAACTCCAGAATCACTGCTGGAAACACTTCCTTTGGTTAACGAAACTGGCGAGTTAGTTATCACAGCAGATGCCCGAATTGATAATCGAGATGAATTAATTGAAGCTTTAGAACTTACACAGCGCCCTGCTGAAAAAATTACAGATACTGAATTAATATTAGCTGCTTACGAACGATGGGGTGAAGAATGCCCAAAACATCTTTTAGGTGATTTTGCCTTTGCAATTTGGGATGGACGCAAGCAAGAACTCTTCTGTGCTAGAGACCATTTTGGGGTTAAACCATTTTATTATTACTGCTCTGATAAAACCTTTATTTTTGCTACAGAAATAAAAGCTATATTTTGCCTATCTGAAGTTCCCAATCAAATCAACGAGATAAGAATTGCCGATTATTTAGTATCAAATTTTGATGACAAAACGATAACTTCTTACCAAGATATTCTACGGCTTCCTCCTGCCCATAGGATGATAGTAAGCCACATAGGTAAACAGTTAGAACCTTATTGGTGTCTCGATCCAACTCGTGAAATCCGTTTAACCTCCAACGAAGAATATGCAGAAAAGTTCTTAGAATTATTAACGGAGGCAGTAAGGTGTCGGCTTCGTAGCGCTTTTCCTATAGGGTCAGCATTGAGCGGTGGGTTAGACTCTTCTTTTATTAGTTGTATAGCAAGAGATATTCTTAATGAGGATGGAACAAAAAAGTTACACACTTTCTCAGCAATCTTTGATAAACTACCTCAGTGTGACGAGCGTCCTTACATTAATGCAGTTTTAAATCAAGGTGGTTTCGAGCCGCACTATATTTATGGAGATGAAAGTAGTCCACTAGAGAATATAAAAGATATTTTTTGGCATCAGGACGAAGCATTTTTTGCCCCTAATTTATCTATGACTTGGAGTATCCAAGAAACCATACAAAAGCAGGGCGTTCGTATTCAGTTAGAAGGGTTTGATGGTGATAGCACCGTTTCTTACGGTTTCGGATATTTACATGAACTCGCACAAGAAAGACGCTGGTTAGCTTTAGCAATACAAATCAGAGGGCTAGCAAGAAGTTACAACGAATCAGCTGGGAAATTACTATGGCCTTATTTATGGGCATACGGGTTAAAACCAAAAATTTCTAATTCTCCAGTTTTCAACCTAGGGCAGCGACTGTGGCGAGTGCTACTCCGGGGTCTTTTCAAGGGAAGCTCTCAATCTACTGAGCAACCTACCTGGAGTAAAATTTTTAACCCTGAATTCATTGAACGGATTGGTTTTTCAGAGCGTTACCGTACACTGCAACTCGCTCAACGTGATGCTCGAACTGCAAGGAAAGAGCACTACCATACCCTAAATAATGGCCTTCTACCTTTTGCGCTTGAAGTATTGGACAAGGTTTCTGGAGCATACGGTATTGAAACCCGTTATCCTTTTTGGGACAAGCGGTTGGTAGAGTTTTGTCTGGCTTTACCTGCCGAGCAGAAACTTGATCAAGGGTGGAGCAGAATTGTGATGCGCCGTGCTATGACTGCTATTCTTCCTGCCAAAGTGCAGTGGCGGCGTGACAAATCGAATTTCCTTCCAAATCTATGCCACGGTTTACTCAATCGAGATCGAGAATGCCTAAATGATCTGATTTTAGGCGATCCAAACTCGCTCGAAAAGTATGTAAATATTACTGCCTTGCACGAGATTTATCATCAATTTATCTCTCAAAAATCTCTAGCTGCACCGCAGGATATATACACAATTTGGAAGGTTACATCTTTGACTCTGTGGTTGCAATATAAAGAGTCAAAACAGCTTAATAAGAAAGAAGTAAAGGGGGTGATAACTATGTAA
- a CDS encoding S-adenosylmethionine decarboxylase family protein, whose protein sequence is MTVVIISHHLSAILTISDAVLNLSQQDFISLLRNAALSANMQPMGEVSVEFQPQGISAVILLSESHVALHLWPEHKKICIDIHVCDYQENNLIKAQNLANLLTLKLSANNEQEKWHYLKIMG, encoded by the coding sequence GTGACAGTCGTAATTATTTCTCATCATTTATCAGCAATATTGACAATATCTGATGCTGTGTTAAATTTATCTCAACAAGATTTTATCAGCTTATTAAGGAATGCTGCTTTAAGCGCAAATATGCAGCCAATGGGTGAAGTATCTGTAGAATTTCAGCCACAAGGAATATCCGCCGTTATCTTACTATCAGAATCTCATGTAGCTTTACATTTGTGGCCTGAACATAAAAAAATTTGTATTGATATTCATGTTTGTGATTATCAAGAAAATAATTTAATAAAAGCCCAAAACTTAGCTAATCTACTTACCCTTAAACTAAGTGCAAATAATGAGCAAGAAAAATGGCATTATTTAAAAATAATGGGTTAA
- a CDS encoding nucleotidyltransferase domain-containing protein: protein MNQKVVEKIIDTKAPIAKNRAEIELLLCCSRTCITAEVAERITNLVQDNLNWTYLLETAQRHRVMPLLHQNLNVVCPEAVPQGIRHQLRISFQLNTIHNLFLTEELLRLVELFAAHNIPAIPFKGPTLAVYAYGDLGFRQCSDLDIVVHKQDIFKAKDLLVAQGYQNLYEMSSSQEAERLRQDHEYDLVHKNGKVAVDLHWGFTQIDIPFPLNPKYLWQRLQPITLAGKTIPNAAPEDLLLILCVNGSKECWQSLNRICDIAELIRNHPELNWEQAIEQARQLGSQRMLIIALLLAKDLLGTVLPESVQTYMQFDLVAQNLAQQVKNSIFSDVAYPLENVERATFMINMRERFIDKASSMFNRINMSGWMDPTHNDKEFISLPTKFSPLYYLLRPIRVLKKYYRLIKNLQ from the coding sequence ATGAACCAAAAAGTAGTAGAGAAGATTATTGATACGAAGGCTCCCATAGCTAAAAACCGAGCCGAAATTGAACTACTTTTGTGTTGTTCTCGAACCTGCATCACTGCTGAAGTTGCAGAGCGAATTACAAATCTAGTTCAAGACAACCTTAACTGGACGTATTTGCTCGAAACCGCCCAACGGCATCGGGTAATGCCACTGCTGCATCAAAACTTAAACGTTGTTTGCCCAGAAGCGGTTCCCCAAGGCATTCGCCATCAGTTGCGAATCTCTTTTCAACTTAATACTATACACAACTTATTCCTAACCGAAGAACTGCTCAGACTTGTAGAGCTATTTGCCGCGCACAACATTCCGGCTATCCCCTTTAAAGGACCTACCTTGGCTGTTTATGCTTACGGGGATCTTGGATTTCGGCAGTGCTCAGATTTAGATATCGTTGTACACAAGCAAGATATTTTCAAAGCAAAAGATCTGCTGGTGGCTCAGGGGTACCAAAACCTATACGAGATGAGTAGCTCTCAAGAAGCCGAGCGTCTTCGACAGGATCATGAATACGATCTTGTCCACAAAAACGGTAAGGTAGCTGTAGATTTGCATTGGGGGTTTACTCAAATAGATATTCCCTTTCCGCTAAATCCTAAATACCTATGGCAACGCCTTCAGCCAATCACCTTAGCAGGAAAAACAATTCCTAATGCCGCACCAGAAGATTTACTTCTAATCCTCTGCGTTAATGGCTCCAAGGAATGTTGGCAAAGCTTAAATCGAATCTGCGATATTGCTGAACTGATTCGCAACCATCCCGAGTTAAATTGGGAACAGGCGATCGAACAAGCTCGCCAGCTAGGCAGCCAGCGAATGTTAATTATTGCTCTATTGTTAGCGAAAGACCTTTTAGGAACTGTTCTTCCAGAATCAGTTCAAACCTATATGCAATTTGACTTAGTAGCACAAAATCTGGCGCAACAAGTAAAAAACAGCATTTTCTCTGATGTGGCTTATCCCTTAGAAAATGTTGAAAGAGCTACTTTTATGATTAATATGAGAGAGCGTTTTATCGATAAAGCGTCTTCCATGTTCAATCGTATCAATATGTCTGGTTGGATGGATCCAACTCATAACGATAAAGAATTTATTTCACTACCAACAAAATTTTCACCATTATATTACTTGTTGCGACCCATCCGAGTTTTAAAAAAATACTACAGGTTGATCAAAAATCTTCAGTAA
- a CDS encoding DUF350 domain-containing protein, translating to MSQWLYNGLIQSGVIILEITVGFGLFWLGQLAYQKLFRRINLNVELFVKDNPAVAISLVGYYLGIVIALGGVLGQPADTWQEKLLNLASYGATVILFMLAGAWIGDRLILRHCDTAREVLEERNVGAAAVEAGNHIANGLIINAALAGDSGGWLVGLVCWLIGLAVLVLVSHIYPRVIAYNVFNEIAQRNNAAAGVALAGLLIGTGNIARVAFSPDFQDWFTSFTQYGLTLLFCLGSLVIIRWLADLLLVPGVKISDEIVHQEVPNLGAGLIEAFAYIAASFLIAWAF from the coding sequence ATGAGCCAATGGTTATATAATGGATTAATACAATCAGGGGTAATTATTTTAGAAATAACTGTAGGTTTTGGTTTGTTTTGGCTAGGGCAACTAGCTTACCAAAAGTTATTTCGTCGGATAAACTTAAATGTAGAATTATTTGTCAAAGATAATCCCGCCGTAGCTATTTCTTTGGTAGGTTATTATCTAGGAATTGTGATTGCTTTAGGTGGTGTTTTAGGTCAACCTGCGGACACATGGCAGGAAAAATTACTTAATTTAGCAAGTTATGGCGCAACAGTAATTTTATTTATGTTAGCAGGTGCATGGATAGGCGATCGCCTAATTTTACGCCACTGTGACACAGCTAGAGAAGTATTAGAAGAACGTAATGTTGGCGCTGCTGCTGTTGAAGCCGGAAATCACATTGCTAACGGCTTAATTATTAATGCTGCCTTAGCCGGAGATAGCGGCGGTTGGTTGGTTGGATTAGTATGTTGGCTGATTGGATTAGCTGTATTAGTTTTAGTTAGTCATATTTACCCGCGTGTTATTGCTTATAATGTCTTTAACGAAATTGCACAGCGTAATAATGCGGCTGCGGGAGTAGCATTAGCAGGTTTATTAATTGGTACAGGTAATATTGCCCGTGTAGCTTTTAGTCCAGATTTTCAAGACTGGTTTACCAGTTTTACTCAATATGGATTAACGCTACTATTTTGCTTAGGATCATTAGTAATTATTCGCTGGCTAGCAGATTTATTATTAGTGCCAGGAGTTAAAATTTCTGATGAGATTGTACATCAAGAAGTACCCAATTTAGGTGCTGGTTTAATTGAAGCATTTGCTTATATTGCTGCTTCTTTTTTAATTGCTTGGGCGTTTTAA
- a CDS encoding lipid II:glycine glycyltransferase FemX, translated as MMNNITNIKLSCDQDQLNTSLIIRQLNLAEKCLWDSLVQSLPTNCFMQSWAWGDFKELEGYQTFRYGLFADNTLVGGAIFYFYTHASQANLLIAPGAPILTPPYLESGMQLLLRKAEELAKKLGAIALRIEPLWTKKPDYLSNFVRAPVDLLPSETLLIDLEVSEAEMLAAMKQKGRYNLRLSWRYGVETEFTTNPQAIPVFYDIFWETVKRQQFFGEPYCFFINLCQTLFQANMAEIGLAKWQGEILAAILVVYCGNRATYLYGGRSFEHPQVRATYALHWAAMQQAKQRGCTIYDLYGFTREPKHSYAKFSQFKSQFGGIPVTTIGAQDYFFYDQLADTLINLFKNIGGNET; from the coding sequence ATGATGAATAATATCACCAATATAAAATTAAGTTGCGATCAAGATCAGCTAAATACTTCATTAATAATTCGGCAGTTAAATCTGGCTGAAAAATGTTTATGGGACTCTTTAGTGCAATCGCTACCAACTAATTGCTTTATGCAGTCTTGGGCGTGGGGAGATTTTAAAGAATTAGAAGGGTATCAAACTTTTAGATATGGTTTATTTGCTGATAACACTCTAGTTGGTGGAGCTATTTTTTATTTCTATACTCATGCAAGTCAAGCTAATTTATTAATAGCACCTGGAGCGCCAATTTTAACGCCACCATACTTGGAATCAGGTATGCAGTTATTACTGAGAAAAGCAGAGGAGTTAGCTAAAAAATTAGGTGCTATAGCATTACGGATAGAACCATTATGGACTAAAAAACCGGATTACTTATCAAATTTTGTACGTGCGCCTGTTGATTTATTACCCTCAGAAACTCTCCTAATTGATTTAGAAGTTTCTGAAGCAGAAATGTTAGCTGCTATGAAGCAAAAAGGGCGCTATAACTTGCGACTGAGTTGGCGCTATGGCGTAGAAACGGAATTTACAACTAATCCGCAAGCTATTCCAGTATTTTACGATATTTTTTGGGAAACAGTAAAACGACAACAATTTTTTGGTGAACCATACTGCTTTTTTATTAACCTTTGCCAAACCTTATTTCAAGCAAATATGGCAGAGATAGGTTTAGCTAAATGGCAAGGGGAAATATTAGCAGCAATTTTAGTAGTTTATTGTGGAAACCGCGCTACTTACCTTTATGGTGGACGTAGTTTTGAACACCCGCAAGTTAGGGCAACCTACGCTTTACATTGGGCAGCAATGCAACAAGCAAAACAGCGAGGTTGTACTATTTACGATTTGTATGGTTTTACTCGTGAACCCAAACATAGCTATGCTAAATTTTCTCAATTTAAAAGCCAATTTGGAGGAATACCTGTTACTACTATTGGCGCACAGGATTACTTTTTTTATGACCAACTAGCAGATACTTTAATTAATTTATTTAAAAATATTGGAGGAAATGAGACATGA
- a CDS encoding DUF3370 domain-containing protein — MTKKRPIFYLSILTIFGISGYGLFVYLNSLEPLAIAQDNAPVPKPTPEIIVQDHAVRPLPGQLDSIPMFNSNSPEWLKNEGILLSTFPDTGKSSPQAHLNFPFQGRFDLFVHHQTINPPNLKTFYLGVILHNPSSRSVTVNVLQAASYLTQDSTYIKLPYYVENSNNTVYAGPGDRAVHDVLQGKRQADFPSLIIIPPRQSRMLMNLPMPVRDVEKKQNGRSTLMRLRSSGKVYTASLAMFAKVNSDGTERAPNLTEWQTLLNTGSLATPRDKVPTPPEQIGGQLIYSRVAGVAQGSRWNAVLVDPPNANDFTISQPGLAVSYAIATLRSGTLGTNQNQSAKMLVRYPDTAYESHGNYGVEYNINLPLKNPTKQTQTVSLTLSTPLKEERLSRGGLIFRNPSFGFPWFRGSVRLRYKNDQGQQVNRYVHLWQPRGQILEPLVKLNMTAGDRKNVQLDFIYPPDSTPPQVLTIRTTD, encoded by the coding sequence ATGACGAAAAAACGCCCAATTTTTTATCTAAGTATCCTGACTATTTTTGGTATAAGTGGCTACGGGTTATTTGTGTACCTTAATTCTCTTGAACCTTTAGCTATAGCCCAGGACAACGCACCAGTACCAAAACCAACACCAGAGATTATAGTACAAGACCATGCTGTGCGACCTTTACCTGGGCAATTGGATTCAATTCCTATGTTTAATAGTAATAGTCCAGAATGGTTGAAAAATGAAGGGATTTTATTATCTACTTTTCCTGACACTGGAAAATCTTCTCCCCAAGCACACCTCAATTTTCCTTTCCAAGGAAGATTTGATTTATTTGTTCACCATCAAACTATCAATCCGCCCAATCTCAAAACTTTTTATTTAGGAGTAATTTTACATAATCCCAGTTCGCGGTCTGTAACAGTCAACGTTTTGCAAGCAGCGAGTTATTTAACTCAAGATTCAACCTATATTAAGTTACCGTACTATGTCGAAAATTCTAATAACACCGTTTATGCTGGCCCTGGAGATCGCGCAGTGCATGATGTTCTCCAAGGTAAGAGACAAGCAGATTTTCCATCTTTAATAATTATTCCGCCCCGTCAAAGTCGGATGTTAATGAATCTTCCTATGCCCGTGCGAGATGTGGAAAAGAAACAAAATGGTCGTTCTACTTTGATGCGACTTCGTAGTAGTGGTAAAGTTTACACTGCTAGTTTAGCTATGTTTGCAAAAGTAAACTCTGATGGTACGGAACGCGCTCCCAATTTAACAGAATGGCAAACACTTTTAAATACTGGTTCTTTAGCGACTCCGCGAGATAAAGTTCCTACTCCGCCAGAGCAAATTGGCGGTCAATTAATTTACAGTCGTGTTGCTGGCGTGGCGCAGGGTTCAAGATGGAATGCTGTCTTAGTTGATCCTCCCAATGCTAATGATTTTACTATCTCTCAACCAGGCCTCGCTGTATCTTATGCGATCGCCACTTTGCGGAGTGGCACTTTAGGAACTAATCAAAATCAATCGGCAAAAATGCTAGTACGATACCCAGATACAGCTTATGAATCTCATGGGAATTATGGTGTCGAATACAATATTAATTTACCTCTAAAAAATCCAACTAAGCAAACGCAAACGGTGAGTTTAACTTTGTCAACGCCATTAAAAGAAGAACGGTTAAGTCGGGGGGGTTTAATTTTCCGCAACCCATCTTTTGGTTTTCCCTGGTTTCGAGGTAGTGTGAGGTTGCGATATAAAAACGACCAAGGGCAACAAGTAAATCGCTACGTGCATTTATGGCAACCAAGGGGTCAGATCTTAGAACCTTTAGTAAAATTGAATATGACAGCAGGCGATCGCAAAAATGTACAGCTAGATTTTATTTATCCTCCCGATTCTACCCCGCCGCAAGTTCTCACCATCAGAACTACCGACTAG
- a CDS encoding lasso peptide biosynthesis B2 protein, which produces MKRLRKFLSLSSSDRNLLIQTAVLLSGIRLGLRFLSFPTLRRILDKISKTALNSTQTYEFTLNRVVWAVDIVSKYMPGGVKCLARALATQVLLARRGYLVELQIGVAKNEAGQLEAHAWIESQDKVVIGNLKDLGRFTRLATLEGQRP; this is translated from the coding sequence ATGAAACGGCTGCGTAAGTTCCTTAGCTTATCCTCAAGCGATCGCAACCTTCTCATTCAAACCGCCGTTTTACTCTCAGGAATCCGTTTGGGATTGCGGTTTCTGTCATTCCCCACCTTGCGGCGAATTTTAGACAAAATCTCAAAAACTGCGTTAAACTCAACTCAAACTTATGAATTTACCCTAAATAGAGTTGTCTGGGCAGTGGATATAGTAAGCAAATATATGCCTGGTGGCGTTAAGTGTCTGGCTCGTGCCTTAGCCACACAAGTGTTACTAGCTCGGCGGGGTTATCTAGTTGAACTCCAGATTGGTGTTGCCAAAAACGAAGCAGGACAGTTAGAAGCTCACGCCTGGATTGAAAGCCAAGACAAAGTTGTCATAGGTAATTTAAAAGACCTTGGGCGTTTTACTCGCCTCGCCACTCTGGAAGGGCAAAGACCATGA
- a CDS encoding Hpr(Ser) kinase/phosphatase — protein sequence MYTYEAYNLGIHSDLPLPQLLAVAEANPDVVIKIGKINSFSQQPNEQKTFYRLTAQEAYLFWDVVGGFLVRQGREIIIDPLSDVEEQLVRLPLLGAVLAVLLYQRKFLVLHSSAVEVNGSAIAFVGNSGWGKSTMAATMYARGHKTLADDVVAIDISDPKNPTVVPGFPQIKLWPEAVVASLGENPETLPQINSQVEKRARHTRDRFAQTALPLKRVYVLGQSATPTLRRLPLQEGLLKTISSSYLAMGEFGQQFLQGAEASLHLHQCTNLAQNVPIYSLERPSSLELLPALAQLVEEDLANEVSLVNG from the coding sequence GTGTATACCTATGAAGCCTATAATTTAGGTATCCACTCTGATTTACCTCTGCCACAGCTACTAGCTGTGGCAGAGGCGAACCCAGATGTGGTTATCAAGATTGGAAAAATAAATTCGTTTTCACAACAGCCTAACGAACAAAAAACTTTCTACCGTTTAACAGCACAAGAAGCTTATCTTTTCTGGGATGTGGTCGGGGGATTTCTCGTACGTCAAGGCAGAGAAATTATCATTGACCCACTCTCCGATGTTGAAGAGCAATTGGTTCGTCTTCCCCTGCTAGGCGCTGTTCTCGCAGTGCTGCTATATCAACGAAAATTTCTCGTACTGCATTCAAGTGCTGTTGAAGTCAATGGTAGTGCGATCGCTTTTGTGGGAAATTCAGGATGGGGTAAATCAACAATGGCTGCAACTATGTATGCCAGAGGACACAAAACGCTCGCAGATGATGTGGTTGCGATAGATATTAGCGACCCCAAAAATCCTACCGTCGTTCCTGGTTTTCCACAAATTAAGCTTTGGCCAGAGGCAGTAGTTGCTTCACTAGGAGAAAATCCAGAAACACTACCTCAGATTAATTCTCAAGTTGAAAAACGTGCTCGTCATACCCGTGATAGGTTTGCCCAAACGGCCCTTCCACTCAAGCGTGTTTATGTCCTTGGTCAAAGCGCAACCCCAACCCTGAGACGGCTTCCACTACAAGAAGGATTATTAAAAACGATCAGTAGCTCCTATTTAGCGATGGGTGAATTTGGTCAACAATTTCTCCAAGGTGCGGAAGCGTCTTTACATCTGCATCAATGTACAAACCTTGCTCAAAACGTACCTATTTATAGCCTAGAACGACCTAGCTCTCTAGAATTATTACCTGCATTAGCGCAGTTAGTAGAAGAAGATCTTGCCAATGAAGTGTCTTTGGTTAATGGCTAA
- a CDS encoding ABC transporter ATP-binding protein — MQRKPPQREKTLGSKVSAVLSVLLDLPQTLRLVWSSSRWWMVLWAVLLFIQGLLPVATVYLTKLLVDSLVAATKLDIPSQGFSLILLPAVLMAGVLLLTELLQSVLGWTRTMQSELIQDYISVLVHEKSVAVDLAFYETPEYHDKLHQARDQASSRYLALLESTGSLFQNSITFLAMATVLLPYGAWLPLILLLSTLPAFYIVVIFNRRYHQWSQKATTDRRWTEYYDVVLTHSAVAAELRLFDLGPHFQSAYQVLRKKLRRERLNLLKQQSLAKLGAALIALGVSGAPMAWMLWKALQGLIGLGDLALFYQAFNQGQNLMRTLLGNLGEIYNNKLFLANLFEFLSLQSHIVDPLEPVRVPSPVKQGICLRRISFSYPGSDRPVLKDFNLTIPAGQIVAIVGDNGAGKSTLSKLLCRFYDPTAGQIELDGIDIRNFRLKDLRRLFTVLFQYPIPYEATAADNIAMGSLDSQPSLAEIEAAAQGAGAHETIERLPHGYDTMLGKSFAQGVELSGGERQRVALARAFLRNAPIIILDEPTSAMDSWAEAEWLERFRSLAKGRTTVVITHRFTLAMRADIIHVMRKGEIVESGNHHELLEKGGLYSQSWKAQTEAGDRPSVISNLP, encoded by the coding sequence ATGCAGAGAAAGCCTCCACAAAGAGAGAAAACACTTGGTAGCAAAGTATCTGCTGTATTATCTGTCTTACTCGACTTGCCACAGACTTTACGCTTAGTTTGGTCATCCAGCAGATGGTGGATGGTACTTTGGGCTGTATTGCTTTTTATTCAAGGGCTTTTACCAGTTGCCACAGTATACCTGACCAAGCTGCTAGTAGATAGCTTAGTTGCTGCTACTAAGCTTGATATTCCTAGCCAAGGGTTTAGCCTGATACTGTTGCCCGCTGTGTTGATGGCAGGAGTTTTATTGCTAACAGAACTGCTTCAAAGCGTTCTGGGTTGGACGCGAACCATGCAATCTGAGCTAATTCAAGATTACATAAGCGTCTTAGTGCATGAAAAATCAGTTGCTGTGGATCTAGCCTTTTATGAGACCCCAGAATATCACGATAAGCTTCACCAAGCTCGCGATCAAGCTAGCAGTCGTTATCTAGCATTGTTAGAAAGTACTGGCAGTTTATTTCAAAACAGCATTACTTTTTTGGCTATGGCGACGGTGCTGCTACCTTATGGTGCTTGGTTGCCGCTGATTTTGTTACTGAGTACGTTGCCAGCATTTTACATTGTGGTAATTTTTAATCGGCGGTACCATCAATGGTCGCAGAAAGCAACAACCGACCGACGCTGGACAGAGTACTATGATGTAGTCCTTACCCATAGTGCGGTCGCTGCGGAACTGCGGTTGTTCGATTTAGGTCCTCACTTTCAGTCAGCTTATCAAGTTTTACGAAAAAAGTTGCGTAGGGAGCGCCTGAATCTGCTCAAACAACAGAGTTTAGCTAAATTAGGTGCTGCACTAATTGCTCTTGGCGTTTCTGGTGCTCCTATGGCGTGGATGCTTTGGAAGGCATTGCAGGGATTAATTGGTTTAGGCGACCTTGCTCTCTTCTATCAAGCCTTTAATCAAGGTCAGAACTTAATGCGTACTCTCCTAGGTAATTTAGGGGAAATTTATAATAACAAACTATTTTTAGCTAATTTATTTGAATTTTTGAGCCTCCAGTCACACATTGTAGATCCCCTCGAACCTGTTCGAGTGCCATCTCCAGTGAAACAAGGTATTTGCTTGCGACGGATTAGTTTCAGTTACCCTGGAAGCGATCGCCCAGTTCTGAAAGACTTTAATCTTACCATTCCAGCAGGTCAGATTGTAGCGATAGTAGGCGACAATGGCGCTGGTAAAAGCACGTTAAGTAAGCTGCTTTGCCGTTTTTACGATCCCACGGCTGGGCAAATAGAACTTGATGGAATTGATATTCGTAACTTTCGACTAAAAGATCTTCGACGGCTGTTTACAGTATTATTTCAGTACCCAATTCCCTATGAAGCAACTGCTGCTGACAATATTGCTATGGGATCTCTAGACTCCCAACCTAGTTTAGCTGAGATTGAGGCGGCGGCTCAAGGGGCTGGCGCTCATGAAACGATCGAGCGCTTACCTCATGGTTACGACACAATGTTAGGAAAATCTTTTGCCCAGGGAGTGGAACTCAGCGGCGGAGAACGGCAGAGGGTTGCCCTAGCACGGGCATTTCTGAGAAACGCCCCTATTATTATTCTAGATGAGCCAACAAGCGCGATGGACTCCTGGGCAGAAGCAGAATGGCTAGAACGTTTTAGAAGCCTCGCCAAAGGTCGCACAACTGTTGTTATTACCCATCGTTTTACCTTAGCGATGCGTGCCGATATCATTCACGTCATGCGGAAAGGCGAGATTGTAGAATCTGGCAATCATCATGAATTGCTAGAGAAAGGAGGTCTTTACTCCCAATCTTGGAAAGCCCAAACGGAAGCAGGCGATCGCCCTTCAGTTATTAGCAACCTACCTTGA